The DNA sequence AAGTACAGAAACTGATAACCCTCTTGGGACACCAATTTATGCGGCTATTGCTTATAAACCACTTGAGAATTTATCAGTTGGTTTCAGTTTTTCAACTCCATTCGGGAGTACTATAAAATGGCCAAGTAATTGGGAAGGAAAAGAAATGGTTCAGAAATTAGAACTAAAAAGTTTCTATTTCCAACCTATGGTCTCTGTAAAATTAGCCCCTTGGTTGGCTTTTGGAGCAAGCTATATTTATGCCCGCGGAAAAGTGGATTGGGATAAAGCGGTTACTCAGTTTGGAGGACAGATTAATATTAATGATGAAAAAGCAAGTGGTCACGGATATGGTTTTGGTTTTTACTTCAGACCTGAAGATAAGCTGGACGTAAGTATTGCTTATCGATCTCCGGTAGACATGAAAGCTAAAAAAGGAACGGCTACATTTACATTCCCTTCACAATCCATCTATTCTTTATTAGGGTTAGGTGCCAACGGTCAGGATGGCTTTTCAGCAACACTTCCTTTAGTAGAAGAATATACTCTGGGTTTAACCTACAAAATTACTCCTAAATGGTTGGTCTCTGCTGATTTTAACTATCATGGATGGCAAAGATACAGCAAGTTAACATTGGATTTTGCAAATGCTCCGATTGGAAACCAGGCAGATCCTACCATTCTTGTTACGCCGAAAAACTTTAGAAATACCAAAACCTTCAGACTGGGAACTCAATATGCA is a window from the Chryseobacterium sp. T16E-39 genome containing:
- a CDS encoding OmpP1/FadL family transporter; this translates as MKKILVSTALLAGVLSYAGGFRVSLQGVKQLAMAHTSAHAEDASVAFFNPAGMSFIPSKLSIVAGGFGASNKVTFQNLNTLESTETDNPLGTPIYAAIAYKPLENLSVGFSFSTPFGSTIKWPSNWEGKEMVQKLELKSFYFQPMVSVKLAPWLAFGASYIYARGKVDWDKAVTQFGGQININDEKASGHGYGFGFYFRPEDKLDVSIAYRSPVDMKAKKGTATFTFPSQSIYSLLGLGANGQDGFSATLPLVEEYTLGLTYKITPKWLVSADFNYHGWQRYSKLTLDFANAPIGNQADPTILVTPKNFRNTKTFRLGTQYAFSNMIFGRLGAYYDESPYSDDNFVAETPSFNTYVVTGGVGIKLKQFGVDIAGGYAMPQARDVNNTNLGFVGQAKATAFYFGLGLSYNPF